The nucleotide window AACCGCAGTCGCTATGAAACCGAAGCCCCTACCTTTAGGTAGTGGGTGCTATCACGTGACAAAAAAATCTGCTGGATGGCGCGGATGGATTCCAGATATTCCAGAAGTAGTGTGTGAAGCGAAGACCAAGACCGAACTTTTGAGAACTCTTACCGCTAAACTCCGTGAGGCTTTAGAGGCGCGTGAGGAAGCATGGGATAGACAACTTGAAGCGGATATAAAAGCGGGAAAACTTGATTATCTACGCGAGGAAGCACTCAAAGAGATAAAGGCTGGATTGGATTGGAAAGCATGGTGCGTATGATAGACGGATTTCATAAGTGTAGCATAGGCTGTTAGCCTGTGCTTCTATGTCCGCAAACTTACAGTGGACGGGTCCCAAAAATCAGACATCATCGCTAAAATCTTGTCCGTGATTGCATGGGAGCACTGGAACGGGAGAATGATGGAACGCTTTAGAACATGGCATGAAGTTTTAATGGAACGCCTTTCTGATCCAGAAGATGTTATCGGCTATCTTGAAGTTTCTCTTGAAGAATATTTAGATGATGGCGACAAAGCATTTTTTTTAAAGGGAATAAAAAATGTCATAGAAGCACAAGGTGGGATTCTGAGCGTATCGGAACATGCAGACATTGATCCGAGGTTTCTTTCAGACATTGTAAACAATGGATCTATGCCACCTTTCCATATTCTGAGTTCAATTTTCACATCTTTTGGAGCGGAGGCTCCTATTAATCTACCTCCGACAAACATAATGTCCGATACAGGGGCACACCGCGCATTAGGGACTTCAGGTAAAACGGTATCTAAACAAGTTACAGAGAAAAATTTTACTGAAAAGGAAAATTTTACCGAAAGACAATTACAGAATATTAAATACTGGAAAAGGCTATCCGAACATTTAGACCGGCGAGACAGTTGGTTACAACCCCCAACGGTTAATGCCTCTCATTACCGAGATTTGCAGATTGGCATAAAAGGTTTCTCGTTAAGAGCAAGGCAGACTATTAAGCGTAAGGAAATCAGTGCTGCGTTGGTCATGAGGGGTGCAAATGCGATAGGTCACTTCTACTCGTTAAGGGTGCAGGAAGAAGAAATTGAGAGAGACTTTGGTGACAAATTGGAATGGTGGGCAAGGGCAAAATCTGAGAAACGCGTGGCTTTCAGAAATCGAGATGCAGATCCTACCGATAAGAAAGATTGGCATAATCAACACGAATGGTTGGCTGATACCCTTGAAAAATTATATGCCGTATTCCATCCGCGACTTGAAAAACTAACGATGGGGTTTAGGTCTTAGCGTTCAGCGAGCAATTGGAACGCAACCTTGTATGTAATTTTTTCTGGGCAAGTAATTTTGCTATGGTTTGGACAATTTGTTTTTGTTTCAGGTTGTATTTTCCAATATCTTGGCGTTTTTTAGCGAGTTTTCTCAGAAGCGTAGGTTGCAGAAAGAGTTTCAGGCGCGAATATGAGCAGCCCCAGCGGGGCGAAATGTGTATAGAAACGTCTTGCCTCCAAGGTATAAGCCCCAGCGGGGCGAGATGTGTATCGTTAAAATTGTCCAAACTGTAATGCCATCGGTTTTTTAGACCACAGTCTAAATGTTTTTCTTCACGCCCGGGGAATGCCATCCGGGGAAGCCCATACGGGAGACCTCATACCGTTGATTCGCATTCATACCGTTGATTTCGGCGTGATATGTCTATAGCAATCGGAGATGGAAACCATAGCTGCACTCCAGCGGAGTGCTATGTCAAGAATTGTCCAAACTTTAGTAAAATATAAGAGCCTGATTCTATCACAACGCACCGCTGCAACTCATAATTGAAACTACTGTTCTGTCAACCTTCAAATGATGGGGAAACCTCGGCTCGTAGTAGTGCGATTTATCGCACGTCAGGAACGGGCAATGAATTGCCCTACTACAAACTGACTCTCAGTTTAGATGTGACAGAACACTACCTTCGTGAAAGAGAACTTGACATGGCCGATAACAAAATCCGCGAAATCCGTGTAATCCGAGAAAATCCGCGATTCAGACGTTATCCTGAATATAAAGAGAGTGGAGTTGAATTTATTGGAAGTATACCAAAGCATTGGGATACAGTGCGGTGTGCCAATCTCTTTGAATTGAAGCACATAAAGCAAACATCTGGGGAAATCAATTTGTCTGTTTACAGAGATTACGGGGTCATTAAGCGAGACAGCAGAGACGATAATTACAACAGGGTATCAGCGGACACATCAAACTATAAACTCGTTGAACC belongs to Candidatus Poribacteria bacterium and includes:
- a CDS encoding DUF4268 domain-containing protein, with the translated sequence MMERFRTWHEVLMERLSDPEDVIGYLEVSLEEYLDDGDKAFFLKGIKNVIEAQGGILSVSEHADIDPRFLSDIVNNGSMPPFHILSSIFTSFGAEAPINLPPTNIMSDTGAHRALGTSGKTVSKQVTEKNFTEKENFTERQLQNIKYWKRLSEHLDRRDSWLQPPTVNASHYRDLQIGIKGFSLRARQTIKRKEISAALVMRGANAIGHFYSLRVQEEEIERDFGDKLEWWARAKSEKRVAFRNRDADPTDKKDWHNQHEWLADTLEKLYAVFHPRLEKLTMGFRS